One Staphylococcus simiae genomic region harbors:
- a CDS encoding MFS transporter — MSIMRIITFILSVFIVGMVEMMVAGIMNLMSHDLHVSEAVVGQLVTMYALTFAICGPILVKLTNRFASRPVLLWTLVIFIIGNGIIAVSPNFTILVIGRIISSAAAALIIVKVLALTAMLTAPKNRGKMIGLVYTGFSGANVFGVPIGTMIGDLVGWRYTFVFLVIVSILVGGLMMIFLPKEQELSAAHINQDQPTHDNNVTSKILRPAEVAKYLIITFLVLVANSVSFVYINPLILSNGHEMSFVSIALLVNGVAGVIGTSLGGIFSDKLTSKRWLIISVSIFIIMMLLMNVLLPGSGILLIGLFIWNIMQWSTNPAVQSGVIEHVEGDTSQVMSWNMSSLNAGIGVGGIVGGLVISNISVQAVTYTSAIIGALGLIVIFTLKNNHYAKKYN; from the coding sequence ATGTCGATAATGCGTATTATTACGTTTATTTTAAGTGTCTTTATTGTAGGTATGGTTGAAATGATGGTCGCAGGTATCATGAATTTGATGAGTCATGATTTACATGTTTCTGAAGCGGTTGTAGGTCAATTAGTGACGATGTATGCATTAACCTTTGCTATCTGTGGACCGATATTAGTGAAGCTAACCAACCGTTTTGCTTCTAGACCTGTCTTATTATGGACATTAGTTATTTTTATTATAGGAAATGGCATTATTGCTGTGTCACCAAACTTTACCATCCTAGTCATCGGACGAATTATTTCATCAGCAGCAGCTGCATTAATCATTGTTAAAGTATTAGCACTTACAGCGATGTTAACTGCTCCCAAAAACAGAGGTAAGATGATTGGTTTAGTATATACAGGGTTTAGTGGTGCTAACGTGTTTGGTGTGCCAATCGGTACGATGATTGGAGATTTAGTAGGCTGGCGTTATACCTTTGTCTTCTTAGTTATTGTGAGTATTCTTGTAGGTGGTTTGATGATGATATTCTTACCTAAAGAACAAGAGCTGTCTGCGGCACATATCAATCAAGATCAACCGACACACGATAATAATGTGACATCTAAAATTTTAAGACCAGCAGAAGTAGCAAAATATTTAATTATAACTTTCTTAGTATTAGTGGCAAATTCAGTGTCATTTGTATATATTAATCCGTTAATTTTATCCAATGGTCATGAGATGTCGTTTGTCTCTATTGCTTTATTAGTTAATGGTGTAGCAGGCGTTATCGGAACATCACTGGGTGGTATTTTCTCTGATAAGTTAACTAGTAAACGCTGGTTAATCATTTCCGTATCTATTTTTATCATAATGATGTTGTTAATGAATGTGTTATTGCCAGGTTCAGGTATATTATTAATTGGTTTATTTATTTGGAATATTATGCAATGGAGTACTAATCCCGCTGTACAAAGTGGTGTCATTGAACACGTTGAAGGCGATACAAGTCAAGTCATGAGTTGGAATATGTCTAGTTTAAATGCTGGTATAGGTGTTGGTGGTATCGTAGGTGGATTAGTGATATCTAATATTTCAGTGCAAGCAGTAACGTATACAAGCGCCATTATTGGTGCATTAGGTTTAATTGTCATCTTCACTTTGAAAAATAATCACTATGCTAAAAAATATAATTAA
- a CDS encoding ABC transporter permease yields the protein MSNTALCLTALLLIVPIIISYKEGLHIIKDLVVATIRAIIQLVILGFLLHYIFKINDKWLLILCVLVIIINASWNTISRSSPIMHHVFWISFTAIFIGTALPLAGTIATGAIHFTANEVIPIGGMLANNGLIAINLAYQNLNHAFVEEGTEIESKLSLAATPKLASKGAIRESIRLAIVPTIDSVKTYGLVSIPGMMTGLIIGGVPPLQAIKFQLLVVFIHTTATIMSALIATYLSYGQFFNARDQLISRNTDIKESE from the coding sequence ATGAGTAATACAGCACTCTGTCTAACAGCGTTATTATTAATTGTACCGATTATCATATCGTACAAAGAAGGCTTACATATTATCAAAGATTTAGTAGTGGCTACGATTAGAGCAATTATTCAATTAGTTATCTTAGGTTTCTTATTACATTACATCTTTAAAATCAATGATAAATGGTTACTTATTCTATGTGTCTTAGTCATTATTATTAATGCCTCATGGAATACAATTAGTCGTTCATCACCAATTATGCATCATGTATTTTGGATTTCCTTTACAGCTATTTTTATTGGTACAGCTTTACCATTAGCAGGAACAATTGCAACTGGTGCCATTCATTTTACAGCCAATGAAGTCATTCCAATTGGCGGGATGTTAGCTAATAATGGTTTGATTGCCATTAACCTAGCCTATCAAAACTTAAATCATGCCTTTGTAGAAGAAGGTACTGAAATCGAGTCTAAGCTATCATTAGCAGCAACACCTAAATTAGCATCAAAAGGTGCTATTCGTGAAAGTATTCGTTTGGCTATTGTGCCAACGATAGATTCAGTGAAAACATATGGTTTAGTATCAATTCCTGGTATGATGACGGGTTTAATTATTGGTGGCGTTCCACCCTTACAAGCGATTAAATTCCAATTGTTAGTGGTCTTTATTCATACAACAGCAACGATTATGTCAGCATTAATTGCGACTTATTTAAGTTATGGCCAATTCTTTAATGCTAGAGATCAATTGATTTCACGTAATACAGATATTAAAGAATCAGAATAG
- a CDS encoding ABC transporter ATP-binding protein — protein MLLEIKDLVYKADDRTILDKMNLQVDKGETIAIVGPSGSGKSTLQKQICNLISPTSGELYFKGKAFSDYNPEELRRHISYLMQNSYLFGETIGDNLKFPSIARNDSFDEQRAKQLIKDVGLSHYNLDSEIEHMSGGERQRITIARQLMYIPDLLLLDESTSALDVHNKEVIEDIIFKLATDKGVAIMWITHSDDQSMRHFQKRMTIVDGKISKVEELKHNE, from the coding sequence ATGTTATTAGAGATAAAAGATCTTGTTTATAAAGCTGATGACAGGACAATTCTCGATAAAATGAATTTACAAGTAGATAAAGGAGAAACGATTGCTATTGTTGGACCATCAGGTAGTGGGAAAAGTACTTTGCAAAAGCAAATATGTAACTTGATAAGTCCGACAAGTGGGGAACTTTATTTTAAAGGTAAAGCATTTAGTGATTATAATCCTGAAGAATTAAGACGACATATTAGCTATTTAATGCAAAATAGTTATTTGTTTGGAGAAACGATTGGCGATAATTTGAAATTTCCTAGTATTGCACGCAATGATTCATTTGATGAGCAACGTGCTAAGCAATTAATTAAAGATGTGGGATTGAGTCATTATAATTTGGATTCCGAAATAGAACATATGTCAGGTGGAGAACGTCAAAGAATTACTATCGCGAGACAGTTAATGTATATACCAGATTTATTACTATTAGACGAATCAACAAGCGCGTTAGATGTACATAATAAAGAAGTTATTGAAGATATCATTTTCAAATTAGCTACGGATAAAGGTGTAGCAATCATGTGGATTACACATAGTGATGATCAAAGCATGCGACATTTTCAAAAACGCATGACCATTGTTGACGGTAAAATTTCAAAAGTAGAGGAGCTGAAACATAATGAGTAA
- a CDS encoding M42 family metallopeptidase, which produces MDHSVKLLKDLTDVNGIAGYEMQVKSLMRDYIEPVSDSIVEDNLGGIFGKRNARNGQHSIMISGHMDEVGFIVTKIDKDGYIFFNTVGGWWNQVMLSQKVTITTDDGKEIRGIIGSKPPHVLSAEERKQPIDIKQMFIDIGVNSKEEAENAGVELGNMITPYSEFEVLANDKYLTAKAFDNRYGCALAIDVLNQLKDDHIDIDLYSGATVQEEVGLRGAKVAANTVKPDLAIAVDVGIAYDTPGMSGQTSDSKLGGGPLVIMMDATSIAHQGFRKHIKEVANKHHIDVQWDTTPGGGTDAGSIHVANEGIPTITIGVPLRYMHSNVSVLNVDDYNHSVKLVTEIVRSLNDEVYNQMMW; this is translated from the coding sequence ATGGATCATTCAGTGAAACTTTTAAAAGATTTAACAGATGTTAATGGTATTGCAGGATATGAAATGCAAGTTAAATCACTCATGCGTGACTATATTGAACCTGTTAGTGATAGTATAGTGGAAGATAACTTGGGTGGCATTTTCGGTAAAAGAAATGCACGAAATGGTCAACATTCTATTATGATTTCTGGTCATATGGATGAAGTCGGATTTATCGTCACTAAGATTGATAAAGATGGCTATATTTTCTTCAATACTGTTGGTGGCTGGTGGAACCAAGTAATGTTGTCTCAAAAGGTAACGATTACAACTGATGACGGTAAAGAAATTAGAGGTATTATTGGTTCTAAACCACCACATGTCTTATCTGCTGAAGAACGCAAGCAACCGATAGATATTAAGCAAATGTTCATCGATATTGGTGTTAATAGTAAAGAAGAAGCTGAAAATGCAGGTGTTGAATTAGGTAATATGATAACACCGTATAGTGAGTTTGAAGTGTTGGCCAACGATAAATACTTAACTGCTAAGGCATTTGATAATCGTTATGGTTGTGCACTTGCGATAGATGTCTTAAATCAATTGAAAGATGATCACATTGATATTGATTTATATTCTGGTGCCACTGTACAAGAAGAAGTTGGTTTAAGAGGTGCTAAAGTTGCTGCTAATACAGTGAAACCTGATTTAGCTATTGCTGTTGATGTGGGTATTGCTTATGATACACCTGGAATGTCAGGACAAACGAGTGATAGTAAACTAGGTGGAGGTCCATTAGTGATTATGATGGATGCTACAAGTATTGCACATCAAGGTTTCCGTAAACATATTAAAGAAGTCGCTAACAAACATCATATTGATGTGCAATGGGATACAACACCTGGTGGTGGTACAGATGCCGGTAGTATTCACGTCGCAAATGAAGGTATTCCAACCATTACAATTGGTGTGCCATTACGTTATATGCACTCAAATGTATCAGTATTGAATGTTGATGATTACAATCATTCAGTTAAATTAGTAACTGAAATTGTACGCTCACTTAATGATGAAGTGTATAACCAAATGATGTGGTAA
- a CDS encoding YehR family lipoprotein — MKKITTLFIIMILSVVTLAACSKEQTKTYEGDINGKQVITTLTYKGDDLLKQSTIGTVKYDDLGIDEQKAKKLFAKNEKAFKNLKGADYNVDYKKNKAVEHIDVDFKEANIKELKKRLGYVSPSDDDSKISFEKMEKQLKRSGLTEKSNMNEN; from the coding sequence TTGAAAAAAATAACTACGCTATTTATTATAATGATCTTATCAGTTGTAACCTTAGCAGCTTGTAGTAAAGAACAAACGAAAACATACGAAGGGGATATTAATGGTAAACAAGTGATTACTACCCTAACATATAAAGGTGACGACTTATTAAAACAATCAACTATTGGTACCGTTAAATATGATGACTTAGGTATTGATGAACAAAAAGCTAAAAAATTATTTGCTAAAAATGAAAAAGCTTTTAAAAATTTAAAAGGTGCAGATTATAACGTTGATTATAAAAAGAATAAAGCTGTAGAACATATCGATGTTGATTTTAAAGAAGCAAATATTAAAGAACTTAAAAAACGTTTAGGTTATGTATCTCCTTCTGATGACGATAGTAAAATTAGTTTCGAAAAAATGGAGAAACAACTCAAACGTAGTGGCTTAACTGAAAAAAGTAATATGAACGAAAACTAA